From a region of the Sminthopsis crassicaudata isolate SCR6 chromosome 6, ASM4859323v1, whole genome shotgun sequence genome:
- the MGARP gene encoding protein MGARP, whose product MYLRRAVGKTLTLPLRTPPSSPPLLWKHASLRQMSSKRVPGLAGSNMIYYLFVGVTFSAGGYYAYRTVTSDQSRYIERMNTMQAKSTMKESPEMLQHPDEEPKATESNEACSEAPSDASPLEAGLAAVEETPDVEAAAPEETPPPSVGAGTEETPGESVGTGAEEPPAESVGTGAEEPPAESVGTGAEEPPAESAEAGAEEARGGSAEAGPELLSEAAEVSAESGPEVTDAAVLEAAEPSSEAPEPEKASADGTELEEEKKSPAEAETDADAELQEEAPPRA is encoded by the exons ATGTATCTCCGCAGGGCTGTTGGGAAGACCCTGACCTTACCCCTGAGGACCCCTCCTTCCAGCCCCCCACTGCTCTGGAAGCACG CATCCCTTCGACAGATGTCATCTAAGAGAGTCCCTGGATTAGCTGGGTCAAACATGATATACTATCTCTTTGTTGGAGTCACTTTTAGTGCTGGTGGATATTAT GCTTACAGGACAGTCACATCAGACCAGTCTCGGTACATAGAACGTATGAATACTATGCAAGCGAAAAGTACCATGAAGGAATCACCAGAGATGCTGCAACATCCAG ATGAGGAGCCAAAGGCCACAGAAAGCAATGAAGCGTGTTCGGAAGCGCCTAGTGATGCTTCTCCTTTGGAAGCTGGTTTGGCAGCTGTTGAAGAAACTCCAGATGTGGAAGCTGCAGCCCCGGAGGAGACTCCCCCGCCCAGTGTCGGAGCGGGGACGGAGGAGACTCCGGGAGAAAGCGTCGGGACTGGCGCAGAGGAGCCTCCGGCAGAAAGCGTCGGGACTGGCGCAGAGGAGCCTCCGGCAGAAAGCGTCGGGACTGGCGCAGAGGAGCCTCCGGCAGAAAGCGCGGAAGCTGGCGCCGAGGAGGCTCGGGGAGGCAGCGCTGAAGCTGGTCCAGAGTTGCTAAGTGAAGCTGCTGAGGTCAGTGCCGAATCGGGGCCAGAGGTCACAGATGCAGCTGTGCTGGAAGCGGCCGAGCCTAGCTCCGAAGCTCCTGAGCCCGAGAAAGCTTCGGCTGATGGGACGgaactggaggaagaaaaaaagtctccTGCTGAAGCTGAGACCGACGCGGATGCTGAATTACAGGAAGAAGCCCCTCCGCGGGCTTGA